The proteins below come from a single Cloacibacillus sp. An23 genomic window:
- a CDS encoding Maf family protein — protein sequence MIKNIVLASGSPRRRELLAGLGWSFRVEPPRVVEKIIDGEEPAVMVKRLAFEKASEVASRFPGEWVIGADTVVSIDGAVLGKPRDGVCAAAMLRRLSGAVHSVFTGVALISPDGGSMSDAEETKVTFRELTEDEIAAYVACGESMDKAGAYAIQGRGTLLARHIDGCYFNVVGLPLFLLSRMFAGMGVSLASQWGNEL from the coding sequence ATGATAAAAAACATCGTACTTGCGTCGGGCAGCCCCAGGCGGCGCGAGCTTCTTGCCGGGCTCGGATGGAGCTTTCGCGTAGAACCGCCGCGCGTGGTTGAAAAAATAATAGACGGCGAGGAACCCGCCGTTATGGTCAAGCGCCTCGCCTTTGAAAAGGCCTCGGAGGTCGCATCGCGTTTCCCCGGCGAATGGGTAATAGGCGCGGACACGGTCGTTTCGATAGACGGGGCCGTGCTCGGCAAACCCAGGGACGGGGTCTGCGCGGCTGCGATGCTGCGCCGCCTTTCGGGAGCGGTTCATTCCGTGTTTACCGGCGTCGCCCTTATATCTCCTGACGGCGGAAGCATGTCTGATGCGGAAGAGACTAAGGTGACTTTCCGCGAGCTGACGGAGGATGAGATAGCCGCGTACGTGGCGTGCGGCGAAAGTATGGATAAGGCCGGCGCGTACGCGATACAGGGGCGCGGGACTCTGCTCGCACGGCACATCGACGGCTGCTATTTCAACGTTGTGGGGCTTCCGCTCTTCCTGCTCAGCCGCATGTTCGCCGGTATGGGCGTCTCGCTCGCCTCGCAGTGGGGGAATGAACTATGA
- a CDS encoding ribonuclease J gives MKRKPELTVCPLGGMGEIGKNLTVFRCGDDFIIVDCGLKFPEEDMLGIDFVIPDIEYLIENKSKIRAIFITHGHEDHIGALPFVLPRLDVPVYCSRLAGGLIENKMVDAHTGYTPDYRYVSPGDRVTAGCFEVEFIQLCHSIPDAFALAIHTPLGVVVHTGDFKFDPTPSDGNRPDYSTLARLGDEGVLLLMSDSTNVERPGSTPSEKVIGQTFERFFRLYKDRRIIIATFASNLNRTQMILATAARFNRKAVLVGRSMTANVELAAQLGYLDVPDGLIVSAQDAEHMPDNHVVILTTGSQGEPFSGLVLMSRGAHRQVKLGPKDLVIISATPIPGNEKLVSQTVNRLFACGAEVIYEREEKIHVSGHASRNELMLMFSLTRPKFFVPCHGEYRHLVRHAQLAREMGVAAKNVFILQNGDQLRFADSRKAEVIGRVQAGPVLIDGVVLGEFEGSILRERREMAENGLVVISVVLDGSLRPAAPIQIQTRGSVYSADDGSTFGELENAVRTAVAQFARTPGAKRETLPTEIRKRIREVFSRSSRNYPTIIPLITYI, from the coding sequence ATGAAGAGAAAACCCGAGCTGACCGTTTGTCCGCTCGGCGGAATGGGAGAAATAGGGAAAAATCTCACGGTATTCCGCTGCGGAGACGATTTCATAATCGTAGACTGCGGGCTGAAGTTTCCCGAGGAGGATATGCTCGGGATAGATTTCGTCATTCCCGACATCGAATATCTGATAGAGAACAAATCCAAGATAAGGGCGATATTCATAACCCACGGGCACGAGGACCACATCGGCGCTCTGCCCTTCGTGCTGCCGAGACTCGACGTGCCGGTCTACTGCTCGCGCCTCGCCGGCGGCCTTATCGAGAACAAGATGGTAGACGCGCATACGGGATACACGCCCGATTACCGCTACGTTTCGCCCGGAGACAGGGTGACCGCGGGGTGCTTCGAGGTGGAGTTCATACAGCTCTGCCACTCTATACCGGACGCGTTCGCGCTCGCGATACACACGCCGCTCGGCGTCGTGGTGCACACCGGCGACTTCAAATTCGATCCGACGCCCTCCGACGGCAACAGGCCGGATTACAGCACGCTGGCGCGTCTCGGCGACGAGGGGGTCCTGCTTCTTATGTCCGACTCGACAAACGTCGAGCGTCCGGGCTCGACGCCCTCCGAGAAAGTCATAGGGCAGACCTTCGAGCGTTTCTTCCGGCTTTACAAGGACAGGCGCATCATAATCGCGACCTTCGCCAGCAACCTTAACAGGACGCAGATGATTTTGGCGACGGCGGCGCGCTTCAACCGCAAGGCCGTGCTGGTCGGGCGCAGTATGACCGCGAACGTGGAGCTTGCGGCGCAGCTCGGCTACCTGGACGTGCCGGACGGCCTGATAGTTTCGGCGCAGGACGCGGAGCATATGCCGGACAACCACGTCGTGATCCTCACGACAGGCAGCCAGGGCGAGCCGTTTTCCGGGCTAGTGCTTATGAGCCGCGGGGCCCACCGGCAGGTGAAGCTCGGCCCCAAGGATCTGGTTATCATCTCCGCGACGCCTATACCGGGCAACGAGAAGCTCGTAAGCCAGACGGTGAACAGGCTCTTCGCCTGCGGCGCGGAGGTCATATACGAGCGCGAGGAGAAGATACACGTCTCCGGCCACGCCTCACGCAACGAGCTTATGCTGATGTTCAGCCTGACGCGGCCGAAGTTCTTCGTACCGTGCCACGGAGAGTACCGTCACCTCGTGCGCCACGCGCAGCTTGCGCGAGAGATGGGCGTCGCGGCGAAGAACGTCTTTATACTCCAAAACGGAGATCAGCTCCGCTTCGCGGACAGCCGCAAGGCTGAGGTCATAGGCCGCGTGCAGGCCGGGCCGGTGCTCATCGACGGCGTCGTCCTCGGCGAGTTCGAGGGCAGCATTCTGCGCGAGCGGCGCGAAATGGCGGAGAACGGCCTCGTCGTCATATCCGTCGTGCTCGACGGCTCGCTGCGTCCCGCCGCTCCGATTCAGATACAGACGCGCGGCAGCGTCTATTCGGCTGACGACGGCAGCACCTTCGGCGAGCTTGAGAACGCGGTGCGGACTGCGGTAGCGCAGTTCGCCCGCACGCCGGGGGCGAAGCGCGAGACTCTGCCGACGGAGATACGCAAGAGGATACGCGAGGTCTTTTCGCGGAGCTCGCGCAATTATCCGACTATAATCCCGCTTATAACGTATATTTAG
- a CDS encoding undecaprenyl-diphosphate phosphatase → MNTDTVILGLVQGLTEFLPVSSSGHLALAKIFLGMEMPPLNYDLVLHVSTTLATVIFFSRDICGLFVEWCRGFAGGEARSKPGWRVGWAVVLGTAVTGAIGMGLKNISEEASLNSMAVGAFLLITGAFLLFSCRIRDRGGKVGLKNGLIVGVVQGIAVMPGISRSGSTIIAGLLSGLSKEEAFRFSFLLSIPAIIGATCVQALEFGGWDSFVSTLPEGWLAGAACSFVSGLLSLCLLKRLVIASKWWYFGVYCLAVGGLSVILTFMGGW, encoded by the coding sequence ATGAATACGGATACGGTGATTCTCGGCCTCGTCCAGGGCCTTACTGAGTTTCTTCCGGTCAGCAGCTCCGGGCATCTGGCCCTCGCGAAGATATTCCTCGGCATGGAGATGCCGCCGCTCAACTACGACCTTGTGCTGCATGTCTCGACGACGCTCGCCACGGTGATATTTTTTTCACGCGATATATGCGGGCTGTTCGTCGAATGGTGCCGCGGCTTCGCCGGCGGCGAGGCGCGTTCTAAGCCCGGGTGGCGGGTCGGCTGGGCCGTCGTCCTCGGCACCGCTGTGACCGGGGCCATCGGCATGGGGCTCAAGAATATATCGGAAGAGGCGTCGCTCAATTCGATGGCGGTCGGCGCGTTCCTTCTCATAACGGGGGCTTTTCTTCTGTTTTCGTGCAGGATACGCGACCGCGGCGGCAAGGTCGGGCTGAAAAACGGCCTCATCGTCGGAGTCGTCCAGGGAATCGCCGTAATGCCCGGCATATCGCGCTCCGGCTCCACGATCATCGCAGGGCTTTTGTCCGGCCTTTCAAAGGAAGAAGCCTTCCGTTTTTCCTTTCTGCTCTCAATCCCGGCGATAATCGGCGCGACCTGCGTGCAGGCGCTCGAGTTCGGCGGCTGGGACAGCTTTGTATCTACTCTGCCGGAGGGCTGGCTCGCCGGCGCAGCCTGCTCTTTCGTCAGCGGCCTGCTGTCGCTCTGCCTGCTAAAGCGGCTCGTCATCGCGTCGAAGTGGTGGTACTTCGGCGTCTACTGCCTCGCGGTCGGCGGACTTTCGGTGATTCTTACCTTCATGGGGGGATGGTAG